Part of the Oncorhynchus mykiss isolate Arlee chromosome 23, USDA_OmykA_1.1, whole genome shotgun sequence genome is shown below.
gtcgcagccatggatgggcctgggtGGGTATAGGCCCACTCACTCAGAATTTGTATTtcctcacaaaagggctttattagagacagaaatactcatcagtttcattagctgtccgggtggctggtctccggatgtggaggtcctgggctggcgtggttaaacGTGATCTGCTGttctgaggccggttggacatactgccaaattctctacaaCGACGTTGCAGAcgttgcaacagctctggtggacatagCTACAATCAACATGCCAAATGCATgctccctaaaaacttgagatatctgtgacattgtgttgtgtgacaaaacggcacattttagagtagccttttattgtccccagaatAAAGTGCAGCTGTGTAATgctaatgctgtttaatcagcttcttgatatgccacacctgtcaggtggatgggttatcttggcaaaggagaaatgctcactaactgggatgtaaacaaatgggTGCAgagcatttgagagaaataagctttttgtgcgtatggaacatttctgggatcttttatttcagctcatgaaacatgagaccaacactttacatgtttacatttttgttcagtatacagtatatttgttgTTCCATTGTCCAACTAAGAGATGTTGAATATCTATTAATCTcccccttctcactctctctatccagGTACCTGTATTGTGGAGAGATCTCCCTGTGTCTGGAGCAGGCCACCTCTCTACACAAGCTGGCCACTAAATACCGCGTCCAGGGCCTTCAGCAGGGGGTCACCCAGTACATGACCCAGAACCTGGCCAGCAACTCCCCTTCTGGACACGTGGTGGAATGGTACTGTAccgtttatttatttaatgtttatttaaccaggtcccATTATTTTACCAAGTCCCATTGAGGTCAGAAGACATCTTTCACAAGAGAGACCTGTATTTTCATTATGACATCCATACATTAGTCTTTACAATAAAGATTGCATTTATTAACAACTAGTTCAACTTGTAAAACATATACTTGACTTAAATAATTGTTATCACTATTCCAGGTACAAGTACGTAAATGCATCAGTTGGTAACATGAAAGCATGGACTGGACTATTTGTTGAAACCATTGCAGGTACTATTACCTAAGTGCATCGGTTGGTATCATGGAAATATGGTCTGGACTTTTTGTTGACAACATTGCAGGTACCAGTACGCCCTGCAGACTGGAGACGTGGCCCTGCGGGACAGCTGTCTGCAGTACCTGTCCTGGAACCTGTCCTCTGTGCTGCAAAGTGGGGAGTGGACGCATGTCAGCAACGACCTGCTCATGACCCTGCTGCAGCGCTCAGACCTCATCCTGCAGGTacgcctgatcccagatctgtttgagaGTCATTCCTCACAAAACTCAGACAACAACAAATACCATAATTTGGGCGATTTTCACAAAATGTAATCCATTGAATAGTCCTTTCTTAATGCATATTTGAGAAATAATTAATGAAAGTCTGCATATTTATGACATTTTGGCATTTCATCTGTAGATGAAAGCAAAGCAAAAATTACTGTCATATGAAGCTTTACTGCTTGCTCTGTTATGAGCAGGGGCCGTAATAGCAAAACGGGGTCGCATTTTCAAAACGCAGGCCAATAAAAAAATCTGCGTTTTAACCATTGAAAGTCAACAGTGTTATTTTTCTTCAATAGAGTGATCAAGGATGTGCAACTGTAGTTTTCCTTTACAcaaaatacattagtgcaacacattcggcagaaaatagattcattttcatcagatgacaacataAGTGCAAAGCTAAATTAGCTTATGTAGTGGGCAGTAATTTTTTACATGTGCATATAAAGTTTATATGATATTATAAATATCTCACATCACACGACTCGTAATAAGAATAAGCAATTAAcctattaaaatgtttatctgactccataaaaataatgaaaatataTCTGCAAGCTTTAGGCAATGAGTTGATGTAGACTAACAAGAATTGGTCTTGAGAATGgtctacagtacattcagaatgtattcagaccccttgactttttccgcattttgtttcattacagccttattctaaaatgtattaaattgttgttttcctcattaatctacccaataattacaacaacaaaaaaggtttttagaaatgttggcaaatttatataaaaaaaaaaactgagatAAATAAGTattctgtactttgttgaagcacctttggcagtgattacaggctcaagtcttcttgagtatgatgctacaagcttggcacacctgtatttgggcagtttctcccattcttctctgcagatcctctgaagcactgtcaggttggatggggagtgcggctattttcaagtctctccggagatgttcaattgggttcaagtctgggctctggctgggacactcaatgacattcagagacttgtcccaaagaaactcctgcgttgtcttggctttaTGCTTAGGGTTCTTGTCCtgttggagcaggttttcaccaaggatctctctgttctttgctccatTCAACTTTCTCTTAATCCTGACTAGACTCCTAGtccttgctgctgaaaaacatccccacagcatgatgctgccaccaccatgcttcaccgtagggatggtggaaggtttcctccagatgtgacgcttggcattcaggccaaagaggtcaatcttggtttcatcttgtttctcatggtctgagagtctttaggtccaagcgggctgtcatgtgccttttactgaggagtggtttccgtctggccactctaccataaaggcccgattggtggagtgctgcagagatggttgtccttctggaagattctcccatctccacagaggaactctggagctctgtcagagtgacaatcaggttcttggtcacctccctgaccaaggcccttctcccctgattgctcagtttggccgggcggccagctctaggaggagtcttggtggttccaaacttcttccatttaagaatgatggaggccactgtgttcttggggaccttcaatgctgcagacattttttggtactcttcctcagatctgttcctcgagacaatcctgtctcggagctctacggacaattccttcgaccttatggcttgatttttgctctgacatgcactgtccactgtgtgaccttatatagagaggtgtgtgcctttctaaatcgtgtccaatcaattgaatttaccacaggtggactccaatctagttgtagaaacatatcaaggatgatcaatggaaacaggatgcacctgagctcaattttgagtctcatagcaaagggtctgaatactttccgattatATTTGTGTCTACTATAATACTGTCTGCAAAATTAATTTCCCAGGCCTGTGGGAACaataatgttttaaaaatgtgaCTTTGAATTGCAGAGTGAAATGGAGCTCTTCGCGGCACTGGAGGCCTGGATCAACCAGAACGAACCGGATGCTCTAACGGCCGAGAACGCTCTGAGAGCCGTCCGTTATGCCATGATGCCCCCTCTGGAGCTCTTTCGCCTGCAGACCCAGTCTCCTGTTCTGGCCCGCTACCAGGAGTCGGTCCGGGACCTCCTCTATCAGTCCTACCagttccactcctcctctcccctccacatGGCCAAGTACTTTGACGTGAACTGCAGTCTCTTCATGCCCAGGAACTACCTCTCCCCTGCCTGGGGGAGTCCTTGGGTCATTAACAACCCCATGAGGGACGACCGCAGCACCAGCTTCCAGACGCAGCTGGGCCCCAGCGGCCATGATGCCAACAAGAGGGTGACCTGGAACTCCCTGTTCTCGCCCCGTTGGTTGCCCCTCAGCATGAGGCCAATGTACTCCGAACAAGGTTCCACACAGCCGACACGTGTTGATGGAGGCCGCCTGCGCATCATTATTACTCCCGCTACATCGAGTGCAGAGTTTGCCGGGGTGAGCTTCCAGAAGACGGTGGTGGTGATGACGAGGAAGCAGGGAAAGATGGTGGTGAGACATGTTTATAATTTCCACCAGAGCACCGAGGAGACTGGTGACTTCCTGGTGGAAGCCGATCTGCACCGTAAGACATCTGAGTACCTGGTCGATGGTTCCCTCCATCTACACATCGTGGTGAAGCCACTCTACCAGACCCTCATAGCTACAAAGAAATGACCACCTCCACTCTTTCTATGCGTCCCAATTCTCTATCCTTCTGCTCtgagtgtgcacttgttcacttcccttcaggtcacttgttcacttcccttcaggtcacttgttcacttcccttcaggtcacttgttcacttcccttcatgcATGTGGAGGAGTGCAtgagtgcacactttgggagaaaTCCCTCTCCGTACATGCCCTCTTAAAGCATCACACTCATATCGCATAATACGCAATGTCAAGGGAGAACCAACCCACCCCATCATGTCTGCAGTGTATGGGATACATGGATAGTAGACGATATCTGTTTGATAGCTTTTAGAAACATTTTGAACAGTATTTATTCAAGATCAATATGTCTTTCAAACTTAGCTATGTTTTAAATACTATGTCTCTTGGTGATATTATACGCCAGGCATTTACCTCAAAGGGGTCTTTGCCATTCATCACATCTGACATGGTCACCCTGTCCAGGTGCTTATAGCCATTCTGTTTCTCATGTAGCATACCAAGGCCTACAAACCACAGTACTAGAAATTGATAGTGAAATGGATTGAATCCATATAGCCAGTTTGTATAATAAATAACACTAAGTTTATCAAAAACATTTTTAGATTAGATTAATTGTCACTTATTTTTATTAATAATAGTAAATATTAGTTATCTTAGAAAattttaaaaatcatacaaagtTTTTTAGGAGCTTTTATTATTCTCAAGCTGTTCACCAAGGTTCAGAAACAGAGTGTTTCCTCTTCATTGACATTACTGTTGAAGATATATGTTGCTTGTGGTACCATCCAATAAAGCGAAGTTCTTCCAGGGCATTTTCTGTGTTTCCAATATTTTAGAGTGATGTATTACAAATATAGCTTATGTCTTTGTTTATTGATTATGCCAGCATATGAGTGCATTCAAATGGGGAACTTCCAAGTTTCATTTAATGTAAATCATAATACACTTTAAATGAATATTGTGACGTATCGCTATGACCTCCGCctagccatcaaacaggcaaaaggaCAATATCGGAATCCTATTATACCTGCTCCGACGCTCGACACACGTGGCAGGGGCTACAGTGCATTACGGACTACAAATGAAGCCCTAGCCGTGACTTGCCCAACGATACCTCTCTACCAGACAAACTTAATGCCTTTTATTCACACTTCGACAAAGAACAACGAGGAGCCCTGCGTAAGGCTCCACGCTAATCTGTAGGACTCGGTGATCTCTCTCTCCGAGGCTAACATGAGTAAggtttttaaacaggtcaacacttGTAAGGCCACAGGGCAAGACGATATTCCAGGGCATGTCCTCagggcatgtgcagaccagctggtaGGCGTATTCAGATATGTTCAACCTCTCaatgtcccagtctgtaatccccacattTCAATCTAACTACCATCATTCCTATCCCCCAAAAAACTCCAAGCCATCCTGCCACAGTAACTTCCACCCTcaagcactcacatctgtaataaTGAAGggcattgaaaggctggtcattgcaCACATCAAGTCTATCAtgccagacaccctggacccactccaacttGCATACTACCCCAACCCACTCTGCCCTCTCCCACCTTGAAAAGAGCAGTGcctatgtgaggatgctgttcattgactactgctcagcgttcaacaccatagtgcgcTCTAAAGTCATCACCAGGCTGGGACTGAACACCCAcctctgcaacttgatcctggacttcctgacgggttgacaccaggtatttgtatttattatgaatccccattatctgctgccaaagcagtagctactcttcctggggtccagcaaaattaaggtagTTATATACAATTTTAAATTGTATATTTTCCCACCGGGAATCAGTATCAAGaagaaaaaagtatgaaaatgtatgcactgactactgtaagtcgctctggataagagcattacaacacataaaaacataaaaacacataaatacatttcacaacagatttcacaccACATTAaacgtgtgccctcaggccactactctactaccacatatctacaacacaaaacccatgtgtacgtgtgtgcagaGTGCGTGTGTTTTCTGGTGTGTGGTGGTAAGAGtcggcaacaacacctccgccacactgaccctcaacacggtggcatcaggggtgtgtgcttagc
Proteins encoded:
- the LOC110502794 gene encoding BTB/POZ domain-containing protein 17 — protein: MPAAHLRPRVPLAQTNLISTLLLSLCLHTGSVTGGIMKADETQNGGGDTISHSLALVQHLEALLAQGNGSDVALRVQTVGAEQVKVIQAHSLMLSLQSPVFEELLLSRNGTTLVLLETAECAAVFDKFIRYLYCGEISLCLEQATSLHKLATKYRVQGLQQGVTQYMTQNLASNSPSGHVVEWYQYALQTGDVALRDSCLQYLSWNLSSVLQSGEWTHVSNDLLMTLLQRSDLILQSEMELFAALEAWINQNEPDALTAENALRAVRYAMMPPLELFRLQTQSPVLARYQESVRDLLYQSYQFHSSSPLHMAKYFDVNCSLFMPRNYLSPAWGSPWVINNPMRDDRSTSFQTQLGPSGHDANKRVTWNSLFSPRWLPLSMRPMYSEQGSTQPTRVDGGRLRIIITPATSSAEFAGVSFQKTVVVMTRKQGKMVVRHVYNFHQSTEETGDFLVEADLHRKTSEYLVDGSLHLHIVVKPLYQTLIATKK